A genome region from Thermomonospora amylolytica includes the following:
- the lanKC gene encoding class III lanthionine synthetase LanKC, with protein MDQRYELYCLADRFFYDAPKVGRATEFAIAHRPLPDGWRQIPGDEWMNYEPPVSRIPLQGWKVHVSGCAESADTVLERTWEYCVPRGIAFKHLRGPGTLRMRNAKYAPRGASGKLVTIYPADEAELARIIAELGAGLAGLPGPYILSDLRIGDGPLYVRYGGFARRRVLDERGDLVPAMENGDGELVPDRRGPVFTVPEWVTLPACLEPHLAARAATTVADLPYRIEQALHFSNGGGVYAGTDTRNGRQVILKEARPHAGLAADGADAVSRLQRERDMLEHLAGIDGVPEMIDYFVLGEHHFLVQERIEGRTLNTFFAERHPLLDPELDPGKVAGYTAWALRIHRGVQRLVEAVHERGAVYHDLHMFNIMVRPDDTVALIDFEVATRADEQARQTLANPAFQAPATGTARTSTATAWPACGWRCSCR; from the coding sequence GTGGATCAGCGGTACGAGCTCTACTGCCTGGCCGACCGTTTCTTCTATGACGCCCCCAAGGTCGGCCGGGCCACCGAGTTCGCGATCGCGCATCGGCCTCTTCCGGACGGCTGGCGGCAGATCCCGGGCGACGAGTGGATGAACTACGAGCCGCCGGTGAGCCGCATTCCGCTGCAGGGCTGGAAAGTGCACGTCTCCGGCTGCGCGGAAAGCGCCGACACCGTTCTGGAGCGCACCTGGGAGTACTGCGTGCCGCGCGGCATCGCGTTCAAGCACCTGCGCGGGCCGGGCACGCTGCGGATGCGCAACGCCAAGTACGCCCCGCGCGGCGCCAGCGGCAAGCTGGTGACGATCTACCCCGCCGACGAGGCGGAGCTGGCCCGGATCATCGCGGAGCTGGGCGCCGGGCTGGCCGGGCTTCCGGGCCCCTACATCCTGTCCGACCTGCGGATCGGTGACGGCCCGCTGTACGTGCGGTACGGCGGGTTCGCCCGCCGGCGGGTGCTGGACGAGCGCGGCGACCTGGTGCCGGCGATGGAGAACGGCGACGGCGAGCTGGTGCCGGACCGGCGCGGGCCGGTGTTCACGGTGCCCGAGTGGGTGACGCTCCCGGCCTGCCTGGAGCCGCATCTGGCCGCCCGCGCCGCGACCACCGTCGCCGACCTGCCGTACCGGATCGAGCAGGCGCTGCATTTCTCCAACGGCGGCGGAGTGTACGCCGGAACGGACACCAGGAATGGCCGGCAGGTCATTCTCAAGGAGGCCCGTCCTCATGCCGGGCTGGCCGCCGACGGGGCGGACGCGGTGTCCCGGCTGCAGCGTGAACGGGACATGCTGGAGCATCTGGCGGGCATCGACGGCGTCCCCGAGATGATCGACTACTTCGTGCTGGGCGAGCACCATTTCCTGGTGCAGGAGCGCATCGAGGGACGCACCCTCAACACTTTCTTCGCCGAGCGCCATCCGTTGCTGGACCCGGAACTCGACCCGGGAAAGGTGGCCGGTTACACCGCCTGGGCGCTGCGGATCCACCGGGGCGTGCAGCGGCTGGTGGAGGCCGTTCACGAGCGCGGCGCGGTGTACCACGACCTGCACATGTTCAACATCATGGTGCGGCCGGACGACACGGTGGCGCTGATCGACTTCGAGGTGGCCACCCGCGCCGACGAGCAGGCCCGGCAGACGCTGGCCAACCCGGCGTTCCAGGCCCCCGCGACCGGCACGGCAAGGACGTCGACCGCTACAGCCTGGCCTGCCTGCG
- a CDS encoding flavin reductase family protein: MSALATGVVVLTVRDGRDDLGTTISSFMSVSLEPPMVAVAVTGSSYLAEVLGRRDVWAANVLGADQRALAGRFAAAGRPGARLLLAGRPHHRGPLSDALIVADAPAALECRTRQRLTAGDHLLVLADVLAVDHADPRRSPLVRAGRRYL; this comes from the coding sequence ATGTCGGCGCTGGCCACCGGGGTGGTGGTGCTGACCGTCCGCGACGGGCGCGACGACCTGGGCACGACGATCAGCTCGTTCATGTCGGTGTCGCTGGAGCCGCCGATGGTGGCGGTGGCGGTGACCGGATCGTCCTACCTGGCGGAGGTGCTGGGCCGCCGGGACGTGTGGGCCGCCAACGTGCTCGGCGCCGACCAGCGCGCCCTGGCCGGGCGGTTCGCGGCGGCGGGCCGCCCGGGGGCGCGACTGCTGCTGGCCGGACGGCCGCACCATCGGGGCCCGCTGTCGGACGCCCTGATCGTCGCCGACGCTCCCGCGGCGCTGGAGTGCCGGACCCGGCAGCGGCTGACGGCCGGCGACCACCTCCTGGTGCTCGCCGACGTGCTGGCGGTCGACCACGCCGACCCCCGCCGGTCCCCACTGGTCCGAGCCGGCCGCCGCTATTTGTGA
- the sppA gene encoding signal peptide peptidase SppA: MVDSGTVVSIIRQARDRRTAPLVLELDLTDGIVETVPADPLSAVLSMRRPHLRDVLDGLRRARGDARVRALVVKVSGTLGLAMAQELRGAVTALREAGKLTVAWSETYGESGRGSVPYYLASAFDRVYLQPTGEVGLTGVALEEPFLRGALDKAGIEPVFAARHEYKTMANTFMERAYTEAHRRSSQRLVDSIGEQLAAGIAEARGLTVDKVRELIDRGPLQADEALEAGLVDRLAYRDEVYDEVRKEAGGPDGRVQLRYVARYNRSHGLAERLPQPSRGRQVVALINGQGMIRLGRSGRGGPLPSQGPAMGSDTIGSAFRAAVRDERVKAIVFRVNSPGGSAVASDAIWREVVLARRSGKPVVVSMGNVAASGGYYVSMAADTIVAQPGTITGSIGVVVGKAVISELLERIGVAMGTVSDGEHARMFSATKGFTESEWERIQASLDRVYADFTAKVAEFRGLSADQVDEMARGRVWTGADAKEGGLVDELGGLDLALDLARKKAGLPVDAPVRGYPHVTPLERLRPAESSEDRTAAGARFDGWGSLSALAARLGLPAGGPLTLPGNWEIR, translated from the coding sequence ATGGTGGATTCCGGCACTGTCGTCAGCATCATCCGGCAAGCGCGCGACCGGCGGACGGCCCCGCTGGTGCTCGAACTCGACCTGACCGACGGGATCGTGGAGACGGTCCCGGCCGATCCGTTGTCGGCGGTGCTGTCGATGCGCCGTCCCCACCTGCGGGACGTGCTGGACGGGCTGCGCCGGGCCCGCGGTGACGCCCGGGTGCGGGCCCTGGTGGTCAAGGTGTCCGGAACGCTGGGCCTGGCGATGGCGCAGGAACTGCGCGGGGCGGTGACCGCGCTGCGCGAGGCCGGCAAGCTCACCGTGGCGTGGAGCGAGACGTACGGGGAGAGCGGGCGCGGCAGCGTCCCCTACTACCTGGCGTCCGCGTTCGACCGGGTGTACCTGCAGCCCACCGGCGAGGTGGGGCTGACCGGCGTGGCGCTGGAGGAGCCGTTCCTGCGGGGCGCGCTGGACAAGGCGGGGATCGAGCCGGTGTTCGCCGCCCGCCACGAGTACAAGACCATGGCCAACACCTTCATGGAGCGGGCCTACACCGAGGCGCACCGGCGGTCCTCGCAGCGGCTGGTGGACTCCATCGGCGAGCAGCTGGCCGCCGGCATCGCCGAGGCGCGCGGGCTGACCGTCGACAAGGTCCGTGAGCTGATCGACCGGGGCCCGCTGCAGGCCGACGAGGCGCTGGAGGCCGGACTGGTCGACCGGCTGGCGTACCGGGACGAGGTCTACGACGAGGTCCGCAAGGAGGCCGGCGGCCCGGACGGGCGGGTGCAGCTGCGGTACGTGGCCCGCTACAACCGTTCTCACGGGCTCGCCGAACGGCTGCCGCAGCCCAGCCGCGGCCGCCAGGTGGTCGCGCTGATCAACGGGCAGGGCATGATCCGGCTGGGCCGCAGCGGGCGGGGCGGCCCGCTGCCGTCGCAGGGCCCGGCGATGGGCTCGGACACCATCGGGTCGGCGTTCCGGGCGGCGGTCCGCGACGAGCGGGTCAAGGCCATCGTGTTCCGGGTCAACAGCCCCGGCGGGTCGGCGGTCGCCTCCGACGCGATCTGGCGCGAGGTGGTGCTGGCCCGGCGGTCCGGCAAGCCGGTGGTCGTGTCGATGGGGAACGTGGCGGCCTCCGGCGGCTACTACGTCTCGATGGCCGCCGACACCATCGTGGCGCAGCCCGGCACCATCACCGGCTCGATCGGCGTCGTGGTGGGCAAGGCGGTGATCAGCGAGCTGCTGGAGCGGATCGGCGTCGCGATGGGCACGGTCTCCGACGGGGAGCACGCCCGGATGTTCAGCGCCACCAAGGGCTTCACCGAGTCGGAGTGGGAGCGGATCCAGGCGTCGCTGGACCGGGTGTACGCCGACTTCACCGCCAAGGTCGCCGAGTTCCGCGGGCTGAGCGCCGACCAGGTGGACGAGATGGCCCGCGGCCGGGTGTGGACCGGCGCGGACGCCAAGGAGGGCGGGCTGGTCGACGAGCTCGGCGGGCTCGACCTGGCGCTGGACCTGGCCCGCAAGAAGGCCGGGCTGCCCGTCGACGCCCCGGTCCGCGGCTACCCGCACGTCACGCCGCTGGAGCGGCTGCGCCCGGCCGAGTCCAGCGAGGACCGCACGGCGGCCGGCGCCCGGTTCGACGGGTGGGGGTCGCTGAGCGCGCTGGCGGCGCGGCTGGGGCTGCCCGCCGGCGGGCCGCTGACCCTGCCGGGGAACTGGGAGATCCGCTGA
- a CDS encoding PaaI family thioesterase, whose product MSIESELDLWNTLSGAELIKAMGDGRFPQLTAINDYIGQSVVDAGHGRVTIDWTPEDKLCNPGGTVHGGYIAMILDNAVCLAAASTFERFTPMLTLSLSVEYLRPVPADRTYRVEGVCVHPGRTRMLSNATITDAEGRLIAQATASVTPNQAFSR is encoded by the coding sequence GTGAGCATCGAGTCCGAACTGGACCTGTGGAACACCCTGTCCGGGGCCGAGCTGATCAAGGCGATGGGCGACGGCAGGTTCCCCCAGCTCACCGCGATCAACGACTACATCGGGCAGTCGGTGGTGGACGCCGGGCACGGCCGGGTGACGATCGACTGGACGCCCGAGGACAAGCTGTGCAACCCCGGTGGAACGGTGCACGGCGGGTACATCGCGATGATCCTCGACAACGCCGTCTGCCTGGCCGCGGCCAGCACGTTCGAGCGCTTCACCCCGATGCTGACGCTCAGCCTCAGCGTGGAGTACCTGCGGCCGGTGCCGGCCGACCGGACGTACCGGGTGGAGGGCGTGTGCGTGCACCCGGGCAGGACCCGGATGCTGTCCAACGCGACGATCACCGACGCCGAGGGGCGGCTGATCGCGCAGGCGACCGCCAGCGTCACCCCCAACCAGGCGTTCTCCCGCTGA
- a CDS encoding serine/threonine-protein kinase, translating to MPSLPLEAGDPERIGAYRLTGRLGEGGQGVVYLGEAPDGRRVAVKVLKATSPAALTRFAREMEAAKRVAPFCTAAVLESSTTGRHPYVVSEYVEGPSLQQRVQERGPLTGGDLDRLMVNTASALTAVHGAGIVHRDLKPANVLLGPDGPRVVDFGIARAVDAETHTQMVGTPAYFAPEWLRGEPPTPASDVFAWAGTMVYAATGHPPFGGGGNIPALMNRIATEPPDLSGVPERVRGLLAECLDKDPARRPTARSLLVRLADPSAGAQGSPPPAQAPPTRPSHGHQADAGHQPTRPAPDGQGHGRTVALVAAAVAATAAIVLGAVFLLDRNGDEGGRDARTASPTTDVRQSGRPSGQGGTANPSPGADDNGGQGVPAAFGGTWKGEVSSPSVLGGENVSQVTITLTAGKSKGTAVYSDWECTNDLTVTGVTGSTVEFSEVPTSTYGREGFCIGGTVRLTLNGEGRMSYESPSPLGAGTTTGSLTRG from the coding sequence ATGCCGAGCCTTCCGCTGGAGGCGGGCGACCCGGAGCGCATCGGCGCGTACCGGCTGACCGGCCGGCTCGGCGAGGGCGGGCAAGGGGTCGTCTACCTCGGTGAGGCGCCGGACGGGCGGCGGGTCGCGGTCAAGGTGCTCAAGGCGACCTCACCGGCCGCGCTGACGCGGTTCGCGCGGGAGATGGAGGCGGCCAAGCGGGTCGCCCCGTTCTGCACGGCGGCGGTGCTGGAGTCCTCCACCACGGGCCGGCACCCGTACGTGGTGAGCGAGTACGTCGAAGGCCCGTCGCTGCAGCAGCGGGTGCAGGAGCGGGGTCCGCTGACCGGCGGGGACCTGGACCGGCTGATGGTCAACACCGCCAGCGCCCTGACCGCCGTCCACGGCGCCGGGATCGTGCACCGCGACCTCAAGCCCGCCAACGTGCTGCTGGGCCCGGACGGACCGCGGGTGGTGGACTTCGGGATCGCGCGGGCGGTGGACGCCGAGACCCACACGCAGATGGTCGGCACGCCCGCCTACTTCGCGCCCGAGTGGCTGCGCGGCGAGCCGCCGACGCCGGCGTCGGACGTGTTCGCGTGGGCCGGGACGATGGTGTACGCGGCGACCGGGCATCCCCCGTTCGGCGGGGGCGGCAACATCCCCGCGCTGATGAACCGGATCGCCACGGAGCCGCCGGACCTGTCGGGGGTGCCCGAGCGGGTGCGGGGGCTGCTGGCGGAGTGCCTGGACAAGGATCCGGCGCGGCGTCCCACCGCGCGGTCCCTGCTGGTGCGGCTGGCCGACCCCTCGGCGGGCGCCCAGGGATCTCCTCCGCCCGCTCAGGCCCCGCCGACCCGGCCTTCGCACGGTCACCAGGCGGACGCGGGCCACCAGCCGACCCGGCCCGCCCCCGACGGCCAAGGGCACGGCCGCACGGTGGCGCTGGTGGCCGCGGCCGTCGCGGCGACCGCGGCCATCGTCCTCGGTGCGGTGTTCCTGCTCGACCGGAACGGCGACGAGGGCGGCCGGGACGCCCGTACGGCCTCCCCCACGACGGACGTCCGGCAGTCCGGGCGGCCGTCCGGGCAGGGCGGCACGGCGAACCCGTCGCCCGGCGCTGACGACAACGGCGGCCAGGGCGTCCCGGCGGCGTTCGGCGGCACCTGGAAGGGCGAGGTCTCCTCGCCCTCCGTGCTCGGCGGTGAGAACGTCTCGCAGGTGACGATCACCCTCACGGCGGGGAAGTCCAAGGGCACGGCCGTCTACTCCGACTGGGAGTGCACCAACGACCTCACCGTCACAGGGGTCACCGGATCCACGGTGGAGTTCAGTGAGGTGCCCACCAGTACTTACGGACGCGAGGGGTTCTGCATCGGCGGCACCGTACGCCTCACCCTGAACGGCGAGGGCCGGATGAGCTACGAGTCGCCCAGCCCGCTGGGCGCGGGCACCACCACGGGCAGTCTGACCAGGGGCTGA
- a CDS encoding NUDIX hydrolase, translated as MGVADGWTRCARGHQHWGRYGAAGMLIFHRDAEEGPHVLLQQRAWWCSGALTWCMFGGGRLGGEDPVTAALRETTEECTLDTGVLRLHGLVHDDHGGWSYTAVVASADRMHPVRPASAETRRARWFPLEKVAGLRLFEPFAVNWPRLATMMSRLVLVVDAANVVGSRADGWWRDRAGATARLRDELAGLAERGVTGLPEGVVGHDISFPEIVLVVEGAARPVADGQVPGVRVVAASGSGDDAIVDLVRAAEPGTTCLVVTADRGLRARVAAAGGHCTGPSWLLSRL; from the coding sequence ATGGGAGTTGCCGACGGCTGGACGCGCTGTGCCCGGGGACACCAGCACTGGGGCAGGTACGGCGCCGCCGGGATGCTGATCTTTCATCGGGACGCCGAGGAGGGCCCGCACGTGCTGCTGCAGCAGCGGGCCTGGTGGTGCAGCGGTGCGCTGACCTGGTGCATGTTCGGCGGCGGCCGGCTCGGCGGGGAGGATCCGGTCACCGCCGCGCTGCGGGAGACCACAGAGGAGTGCACGCTCGACACCGGCGTGCTGCGGCTGCACGGGCTGGTCCACGACGACCACGGCGGCTGGAGCTACACCGCGGTGGTCGCCTCGGCCGACCGGATGCACCCGGTGCGTCCCGCTTCGGCCGAGACCCGCCGGGCCCGCTGGTTCCCCCTGGAGAAGGTCGCCGGGCTGCGGTTGTTCGAGCCTTTCGCGGTCAACTGGCCTAGGCTCGCCACCATGATGTCCCGGCTGGTCCTGGTGGTGGACGCCGCCAACGTGGTGGGCTCGCGCGCCGACGGGTGGTGGCGCGACCGGGCCGGCGCGACCGCGCGGCTCCGCGACGAGCTCGCCGGCCTCGCCGAGCGGGGGGTCACCGGCCTGCCCGAAGGCGTCGTCGGCCACGACATCTCGTTCCCCGAGATCGTCCTGGTGGTGGAGGGCGCGGCCCGCCCGGTGGCCGACGGCCAGGTGCCGGGCGTGCGGGTGGTCGCCGCGTCCGGCAGCGGCGACGACGCCATCGTGGACCTGGTCCGCGCGGCCGAGCCCGGGACGACCTGCCTGGTGGTGACCGCCGACCGCGGCCTGCGCGCCCGCGTCGCCGCCGCGGGCGGCCACTGCACCGGCCCGAGCTGGCTGCTGTCCCGGCTCTGA
- the glgB gene encoding 1,4-alpha-glucan branching protein GlgB: MARVTHEELDRLVDGHHHDPHSILGAHPDRDGVTIRALRPLAEQVEVVLPNGDRHPLHHVHQGVFAGTVPNGHALSGDDGRAPQAVPDYRLAVRYPGGPELIQDDPYRYLPTLGELDLHLFAEGRHEELWKALGARVRTYASAFGPVSGTSFAVWAPNARGVRVIGDFNYWDGRAHPMRSLGSSGIWELFIPDVGTGATYKYEILGADGHWRSKADPMAEWAEQPPATASRVFASSYEWGDAEWMAQRKERDWLHEPMSIYEVHLGSWRKGLGYRELAEELTAYVKDMGFTHVEFLPVAEHPYGPSWGYQVTSYYAPSSRFGSPDDFRHLVDSLHQAGIAVLVDWVPAHFPKDEWALGRFDGTALYEHVDPHKGEHPDWGTYVFNYGRAEVRNFLVANACYWMEEFHIDGLRVDAVASMLYLDYSRKDGEWAPNVYGGRENLEAISFLQETNATVYRRYPGVIMVAEESTAWPGVSRPTHLGGLGFGFKWNMGWMHDTLTYMRHDPVFRHYHHNEITFSLVYAFSENYVLPLSHDEVVHLKGSLLGKMPGDTWKKFAGLRALFAYMWAHPGKQLLFMGGEFAQGGEWAEERTLDWWLLDDAVEGAHHLGVQKLVRDLNRVYRDTPALYTIDDEPGGFHWIDASDAAGNTLSFLRYGSDGSVMACVVNFSGEPHENYRIGLPRAGGWLEVVNTDAYEYGGSGVGNMGRVEAVEEPYHAQPASTALRVPPLGAVWLVPEEK, encoded by the coding sequence ATGGCTCGGGTGACGCACGAGGAGCTCGACCGGCTTGTCGACGGCCACCACCACGATCCGCATTCGATCCTCGGCGCGCACCCCGACCGGGACGGGGTCACCATCCGCGCGCTGCGGCCGCTGGCCGAGCAGGTCGAGGTGGTGCTGCCGAATGGCGACCGGCATCCGCTGCACCACGTGCACCAAGGAGTGTTCGCGGGGACCGTCCCGAACGGGCACGCCCTGTCGGGCGACGACGGCCGGGCCCCGCAGGCCGTGCCGGACTACCGGCTGGCGGTGCGCTATCCGGGCGGGCCGGAGCTGATCCAGGACGACCCGTACCGCTACCTGCCGACGCTGGGCGAACTGGACCTGCACCTGTTCGCCGAGGGGCGGCACGAGGAGCTGTGGAAGGCGCTGGGCGCGCGGGTGCGCACCTACGCGTCGGCGTTCGGCCCGGTCAGCGGCACGTCGTTCGCGGTGTGGGCGCCGAACGCGCGCGGGGTGCGGGTGATCGGCGACTTCAACTACTGGGACGGGCGGGCGCACCCGATGCGGTCGCTGGGCTCCAGCGGGATCTGGGAGCTGTTCATCCCCGACGTCGGCACCGGCGCGACCTACAAGTACGAGATCCTCGGCGCGGACGGGCACTGGCGGTCCAAGGCCGACCCGATGGCCGAGTGGGCCGAGCAGCCGCCGGCGACCGCGTCCCGGGTGTTCGCCTCCTCCTACGAGTGGGGCGACGCCGAGTGGATGGCCCAGCGCAAGGAGCGCGACTGGCTGCACGAGCCGATGAGCATCTACGAGGTGCACCTGGGGTCGTGGCGCAAGGGCCTGGGCTACCGGGAGCTGGCCGAAGAGCTGACCGCGTACGTGAAGGACATGGGGTTCACCCATGTGGAGTTCCTGCCGGTGGCCGAGCACCCGTACGGGCCGTCGTGGGGCTACCAGGTGACGTCGTACTACGCGCCGAGTTCCCGCTTCGGCAGCCCCGACGACTTCCGTCATCTGGTGGACTCGCTGCACCAGGCGGGCATCGCGGTGCTGGTGGACTGGGTGCCGGCGCACTTCCCCAAGGACGAGTGGGCGCTGGGCCGGTTCGACGGCACCGCCCTGTACGAGCACGTCGACCCGCACAAGGGCGAGCACCCGGACTGGGGCACGTACGTGTTCAACTACGGCCGGGCCGAGGTGCGCAACTTCCTGGTGGCCAACGCCTGCTACTGGATGGAGGAGTTCCACATCGACGGGCTGCGGGTGGACGCCGTGGCCTCGATGCTCTACCTGGACTACTCCCGCAAGGACGGCGAGTGGGCGCCCAACGTGTACGGCGGGCGGGAGAACCTGGAGGCCATCTCGTTCCTGCAGGAGACCAACGCCACCGTCTACCGGCGGTACCCGGGCGTCATCATGGTCGCCGAGGAGTCCACGGCATGGCCCGGCGTGTCCCGGCCCACCCACCTCGGCGGCCTGGGCTTCGGGTTCAAGTGGAACATGGGGTGGATGCACGACACCCTCACGTACATGCGGCACGACCCGGTGTTCCGGCACTACCACCACAACGAGATCACGTTCTCGCTGGTGTACGCGTTCTCGGAGAACTACGTGCTGCCGCTGTCGCACGACGAGGTGGTGCACCTGAAGGGGTCGCTGCTGGGCAAGATGCCCGGTGACACCTGGAAGAAGTTCGCGGGCCTGCGGGCGTTGTTCGCCTACATGTGGGCGCATCCGGGCAAGCAGCTGCTGTTTATGGGCGGTGAGTTCGCCCAGGGCGGCGAGTGGGCCGAGGAGCGCACCCTGGACTGGTGGCTGCTGGACGACGCCGTGGAGGGCGCCCACCATCTCGGGGTGCAAAAGCTCGTCCGCGACCTCAACCGGGTCTACCGCGACACGCCCGCGCTCTACACGATCGACGACGAGCCCGGCGGGTTCCACTGGATCGACGCCAGCGACGCCGCCGGGAACACCCTGTCGTTCCTGCGGTACGGCTCGGACGGCTCGGTGATGGCCTGCGTGGTCAACTTCTCCGGCGAACCGCACGAGAACTACCGGATCGGGCTGCCCCGCGCGGGCGGCTGGCTCGAGGTCGTCAACACCGACGCCTACGAGTACGGCGGCAGCGGCGTCGGCAACATGGGCCGCGTCGAGGCCGTCGAGGAGCCGTACCACGCCCAGCCGGCCTCCACCGCCCTGCGGGTGCCCCCGCTGGGCGCGGTGTGGCTGGTGCCGGAGGAGAAGTGA
- a CDS encoding GNAT family N-acetyltransferase, translating to MRITVVRPRELGDAELAAWRAMQAATPRLANPFMSAGYARAVDQVRKGARVAVLEEGSDLVGFFPFELTGRGSGAAIGGWLSLCQGLVHAPGLDRLDARELLRGCGLAVWEYGTLVTGQPWFEPYTRRTLGSVIMDLSDGFAGYAKGLQARGSKVVKQTRYKERKLARQVGEVTFDFDVRDAASLALVRRWKSEQYRAMGRTDRFSRRWVVDLVELLHGTREPGFAGCLSMLYAGGAPVAGHFGLRSDHTLITWFPVYDPGYSRYSPGMALHLRMAEAAAERGIREMDLGPGVGWRYKEELRSHETPVGEGVVRRRSPGAAVHWVRHAPVARARRTILENERLYEMADRALRRYGAFRTRGR from the coding sequence ATGCGCATCACCGTCGTCCGCCCCCGCGAGCTGGGGGACGCCGAGCTGGCCGCCTGGCGCGCGATGCAGGCCGCCACCCCCCGGCTGGCCAACCCGTTCATGTCGGCGGGGTACGCCCGCGCCGTCGACCAGGTGCGGAAGGGGGCGCGGGTCGCGGTGCTGGAGGAGGGGTCCGACCTGGTGGGGTTCTTCCCGTTCGAGCTCACGGGCCGGGGCAGCGGCGCGGCGATCGGCGGCTGGCTGTCGCTGTGCCAGGGCCTGGTGCACGCGCCCGGGCTGGACCGGCTGGACGCGCGGGAGCTGCTGCGCGGCTGCGGGCTGGCGGTGTGGGAGTACGGCACGCTGGTGACCGGGCAGCCGTGGTTCGAGCCGTACACCCGCAGGACCCTCGGGTCGGTGATCATGGACCTGAGCGACGGCTTCGCCGGCTACGCCAAGGGACTGCAGGCCAGGGGCTCCAAGGTGGTCAAGCAGACCCGCTACAAGGAGCGCAAGCTGGCCCGGCAGGTCGGCGAGGTGACGTTCGACTTCGACGTGCGCGACGCCGCGTCGCTGGCGCTGGTGCGGCGCTGGAAGTCCGAGCAGTACCGGGCGATGGGCCGCACCGACCGGTTCTCCCGCCGCTGGGTGGTGGACCTGGTGGAGCTGCTGCACGGCACCCGCGAGCCGGGGTTCGCCGGATGCCTGTCCATGCTGTACGCCGGGGGCGCTCCGGTGGCCGGGCACTTCGGGCTGCGCAGCGACCACACGCTGATCACCTGGTTCCCGGTGTACGACCCGGGCTACTCCCGCTACTCCCCCGGCATGGCGCTGCACCTGCGGATGGCGGAGGCGGCGGCCGAACGGGGCATCCGGGAGATGGACCTGGGGCCGGGGGTGGGCTGGCGCTACAAGGAGGAGCTGCGCAGCCACGAGACCCCGGTCGGGGAGGGCGTGGTGCGCCGCCGCTCCCCCGGCGCCGCCGTCCACTGGGTGCGGCACGCCCCGGTCGCCCGGGCCCGCCGGACCATCCTCGAGAACGAACGCCTGTACGAGATGGCCGACCGCGCATTGCGCCGGTATGGCGCGTTCCGCACCCGGGGGCGTTGA